One region of Camelina sativa cultivar DH55 chromosome 6, Cs, whole genome shotgun sequence genomic DNA includes:
- the LOC104790420 gene encoding oleosin 20.3 kDa-like, protein MANVDRDRRGHVDRTEKRAHLQPSYEDDVGYGGYGGYGAGSDFKSRGPSTNQIIALIAGVPIGGTLLTLAGLTLAGSVIGLLVSIPLFLLFSPVLVPAALTVGLAVTGILASGLFGLTGLSSVSWVLNYLRGRSDTVPEQLDYAKRRMADAVGYAGMKGKEMGQYVQDKAHDARDTELTTETHEPGKARRNIT, encoded by the exons ATGGCGAATGTGGACCGTGATAGGCGTGGGCATGTCGACCGTACTGAAAAACGTGCTCATCTTCAGCCGTCCTACGAAGATGATGTCGGTTACGGTGGTTACGGTGGTTATGGTGCTGGTTCTGATTTTAAGAGTCGCGGCCCCTCCACTAACCAA ATCATAGCCCTTATAGCGGGGGTCCCCATCGGTGGCACACTGCTAACCCTAGCTGGGCTCACTCTAGCCGGTTCGGTGATCGGCTTGCTGGTCTCCATTcccctcttccttctctttagTCCGGTGCTCGTCCCAGCGGCTCTCACTGTCGGGCTCGCTGTGACTGGAATCTTGGCTTCTGGGTTGTTTGGGCTGACGGGTCTGAGCTCTGTCTCGTGGGTCTTAAATTATCTCCGAGGGAGGAGTGATACAGTGCCAGAGCAATTGGACTATGCTAAGCGACGTATGGCTGATGCGGTAGGCTATGCTGGTATGAAGGGAAAAGAGATGGGCCAGTATGTGCAAGATAAGGCACATGACGCTCGTGATACTGAACTCACTACTGAGACCCATGAACCGGGTAAAGCAAGGAGGaacataacataa